From the genome of Deinococcus ruber:
GTGCATAAAACTTTGCCATCCCCTAGTTTACTCGGGAATTAATCGGAATCCGTATTACACGTGTTCGAGGCCATGCCGCATGGCGGATTCGGCGGCCTGGCTCCAGAAGACCTCGACCTGAACGCGGAGGTGCGCCGGTTCCTTGACCACCACCGCACCACCCACACGGGGGATCACGGACACTGAACGGCTGTCGTTCCGGTCACGGGCCAACCACGAATTCGGCAACAAGAGAGTCGCCCATCGAAGTCGTCAGGGCCGCTGTTCTCACTTCCAATAAAGTTGCTCAGGCAGAATCTGCAAAGAGGGCCGAGTGAATCAGGTGTTTGGCACGAATCGCCATCCATGCGCGACTTTCTGGGGCAACGGCCAGCAGACTTCCCTCAATCATCGCCCAGCCAGCCAGGAAGTCGTCGAAGGTCACGCCGGACCGCAGTAGGCCCTGTTGTTGGGCCACTCTGATGGGGCCCGCGAGCAGATCCTGGAGGCGCTGCCCCAGCAGTGTGAGGGTGGCTGGTCCCTGAGCGGTGGTCGCCAGATACGGATGAAGGCCGGGAATGGCACTGAGGGTGTCCGCGATCCAGTCGAAGATTTCGGGCACCGAATGGGCCGCGTCGGAAGCGGCGGCGAGGCGCGTTTCGATGAGTTCCAGGCGACGGGTGACCATGGCAAGCACCAGACGTTCCCGGTCTGGAAAATGGCGGTAGAGCGTGCCGCGCCCGACGCCGGCATGGTCGGCAATAAGTTGCAGCGGGACATGGAGGCCGTGCTCGCGGAAGATCACTTCACCTCCGGCGAGCAGCAGCTCACGGTTTCGCCGGACATCCTGTCGCTCGGTCACGCCTTCGAGTGTAAGGCATTCAAAACGGGCGTGAGTGTCCGTTTCGTGTTAAGCTGGCGCTATCCCATCAGGAGGCACACCATGACTGAACGATCACAGGACGTTATCGTCATTACCGGACTCGGCGGAATGGGCCTTGCCATTGCCCGACGCCTCGGTTCTGGCCGCCACCTCGTGCTTGCAGATTACGCCCAGGATCTTCTGGACCGCGTGGCCGAGACGCTCCGGGGTGAAGGCCATCGCCTCGACACCATCCAAGTCGATGTGGCCGATGGAGCCTCTGTCGAACAGCTCGCCCACCATGCCGCCGCACTCGGCACCCTGCGGGCGATCATTCATACCGCTGGCGTCTCTCCGGTACAGGCCAGCCCTGAGCGCGTCGTGCAGGTGGATGTGCTGGGCACCGCTCACATCCTCGATGCCTTCTTGCCCTTCGTGTCGCCTGGCACGGTGGCCGTTTGCATCGCCTCGATGGCCGGTACGCTGGTGCCGCTCCCCCCCGAGATCGAACGCGCCTTCGCTGCCGCGCCCACCAGCGAACTCGCGCACCTTCCGATCCTCGATCCTCAGCACCTCGATCCGGGGGCCGCTTACAGCATCGCCAAGCGTGCCAACCAGTTGCGCGTCATTGGAGCGTCAATTCCGTGGGGGCGGCGTGGTGGCCGGGTGGTCAGTGTCAGCCCCGGCATTATCTCGACGCCGATGGGGCAGGCAGAACTGCAAGGCCCCCACGGCGACGCCATGCGAGCGACCATCGAGGCATCTGGCACCAGACGGATCGGCACTCCCGACGACATCGCCAGCGCCGTGGAATTCCTGATTAGCCCACAGGCATCGTTCATCACCGGTACCGACGTGCTCGTCGATGGGGGCGCCATCGCGGCAGCCCGTTTCGCTCAGTCCTGAAGAATTCGTCCAGCCCTAGAACTGCAGCGTCACCGAGGAACCTTCACGATGAACCGCAAAACATCCCTGCTGTGGGGATCTGCCCTGGCCCTTGCGGGCGTGTGACTCTCCACCAAACGCGCCGCCGCCTATGAACGCCTTCATCCCGAGTTGCGCTCACCGCTCCTGCGGTTCCACTCTCCTGCCTTTTCTTGGTTGTGACAAGTCATCCAATTGGATGTCTCGGATACCCAGGGCGCGGAGTTGATCGATACGCCGGAGAGCGTGTAGTAGACCAGCGGCGTTCTGGCGGGTCGGCGCGGTTCGCAGTACGTCAAGTGGACTGCGCCGTTGTCCCTCGGGAATAACCAGCAGCCCTTCCAGCGCTGCACGTTGCGCTGCATCCAGACGTGCCGCGAGTTGTCGATAGAGTCGGGTGGTCACCCGCTCCCGGACACGCACCACGATCTGGGCCAGCACAGTCGCACCGGGAAGGATGACCTGGCGCTGGACGAGCCGCTGTGTCAGCAGATCGAACAGCACAATGGGGCGTTCATCGGTGACGAGCAGATGTTGATACAGAACGCGCATCAGGTGCAGGACTTCGACACGGTCGAAGTCTTTGAATCCGAGCAGTTTCCGGATTTCCGCCTGATGCCAGGAGCGGGTATCCTCGCGTGCCAGATAGCGTTCAAACGGCACAGTCCGTGGCAGTCGGAGCTGGACGGCCAGGGTGCGCGTCACGTTGTCGGGCACAGCGGTGGGATTGGCTAGAAAAGTGCCGAGAAATTTCAGGGTACAAAACTGAAGAGCATAGCCCAGGCGCGTATAGTCGTGCCGCAGCTCAGCGATCCGCTTCAGGGCCTTTGGATCCAACAGAAAATAGTCCTGAAGCTGCTTGGCTGTCGGCTCACCTCCGTACTTCCCATACTGCCCCAGATGCTCATCGCTCAGAAATTCAAAGCCCATAGCCAGAATTGCAACTTGGCTTTCTAACGCGGGTTTCAAATTTTACAGTAGTCACTGCCCTACCTCGCTTATCGCGAACGAGCGGGGAAGAATCTTGCAAACTATGCCCGCCGTTGGCAGGCAGAAAACCTGCACTCAGCCCTCAAAACGCGCGGATTTAACTTGGAAGACGCAGGGTTGACCCAGGCAGAACGGGTCTCCACGCTCCTGACGGCCGTGTCGATCGCATCTATTTGGGCGTGTCTCACAGTGGAAGTTCAAGCCACCGAACACACAGTTCAGTGCAAAAAGCACGGACATCTCTAGTGGACAGCCACAGGCATGGCAGGAGTTAAGCTGAGGAATGGGACGCCAGAAGCAGTGGGTTGTGAAGCTAAGTGACGAAGAGCGGCAACAGCTGACAGATATGACGCGCAAAGGCGTGCTGAGTGCACGGGTGATGACCCGCGCACGTCTGCTCTTGCTGAGCGATCAAGGACTGCTGGATCGCGATGTCGCAGAGCGGCACGGCGTTCGTCCTGCAACGGTCGCATCCATTCGACGCAAATTCGTAGAGGGCGGCCTGCAGGCCGCCCTCTACGAGAAGGCACGACCCAAACAGCCGCCGAAACTGAATGCCCAGCAGACAGCCATCCTGATCGCTGAGGTGTGCTCCACACCGGAAGGGCGGGAGACCTGGACGATGCAGCTCTTGGCCGATCGACTGGTGACGCTGGGCGTGGTGGACCGGATCAGCGACGAAACGGTGCGGAGAACGCTGAAAAAAACGCGCTCAAACCGTGGCAAGTTCAGAGTTGGTGTGTCGCCCAGGTAGGTGCGGACTTCGTCTGGCGTATGGAAGCCGTGCTGGACACGTATGCCCAGCCGTACGATCCGCTGCGGCCGGTGGTCTGCTTCGACGAAAAGTCCTATCAACTCCTCGATCATGTCCGCGAGCCGTTGCCACCCGTGCCGGGCTCCCCGGCACGGGTGGACCATGAATATAAGCGCTGTGGCACGGTAAATTTCTTTGTCGCGTTCGAGCCGTTGACCGGTCAACGCACCGTGACCGTGACGGAACGGCGAGGCAATGCTGAGTTTGCAGCGCAGCTCCAGACACTGGAGCTGCGGTACCCGGAAGCCGAGAAGATCTGTCTGGTGCTCGATCAGCTGTCCACCCACACGCCAGCGGCGCTGTATCAGCACCTCCCCGCGGAGGAAGCCCGACGATTGTCCCGCCGCTTCGAGTGGATCTACACGCCAAAGCATGCTTCGTGGCTCAACATGGCTGAACTGGAATGGTCGGTGCTGCAACGGCAGTGTCTGGGTCAGCGCCTGGCCAGCAAGCAGGCGGTGGAACGGGAACTTTTGGCCTGGGAAACAGACCGTAACAGGCGAGCTGTACGAGTGAACTGGCAGTTCTCAACTCCATCTGCTCGGGAGACCTTGAAACGTCACTACCCTGCTCACGAATAACCTTGCTCATGCCTGTGGTCGTCCACTAGGTGTCCGTCTTCCGTCTTGGGTTGGATCATCTACAAGACCTCCTTGCCCATCCGTCGAGAGCGTCCTGGCACACGTTGGAAGCCCCTATGGCCCGTTTTGAATAGTGGTCAGGGACGTGGGTGCGTCCTCCAGGGTTTGGCCAGACTGACGAGTGGTTGCGCAGCATGTGCGATAAAAATATTGCGGCTGGGTGCGGCTTTCTGAGCTCAGAAAAGAGATTGCGGCGATAGAAGCCGTACTGGACAGTGTTTCACTGCATTGACCTGAAACTGCAACATTTTAGCTACTGAAGCCAGCGGTATCAAAAGGGTGCAAGAACCATAACACCGTAGCAAGATCACTACTTGACACTTACCGACTTCACACGCCAAGCTACAGCCGTTCAACTTCAACTACGCAAAAACGGGGCCATCCCACTCGCCGGTTAGGAAAGTAGCAGGTAACCTAGATTTCAGGTCACCTGCTATGTTTATTCCGAACATACTTTGCAATAACTCAGAGAAAACGTTTTAATTGAGACTTCGTCTTCTCCCGCCCCCCGTGTAAACGGGGAAATATTTCCTCTCACAAATATGATTGCCCTTGCCGCAGAAAACCCCCGTGTAAACGGGAAACACACCTCGTCTGATTCTATACAGAATGACAATCTAAACACGACTATACTTCTATATATAGCTATGTGATTGTAGACAAGACGAGTGTAGCACTGAATCTTCTTGGCGTCTAGAACCGAACGCTCTTATTGCTGTCGGCCTTCTACCGTCTACTCATTTAATGGTTGATGGTGTCAACACCGGGCAATTTGAAGCAAGCCAAATCCGAAGGTGCGCTTCTTCCCAATCCCTTCAAGGAGCGTCGCCTGAAAAACTTCGGGATCACTCACTTTAAGTATGCCGAAAAAGTCAGCGCTGGGGAGGGTGACTCTGCGGTGCTGACGCTCAATCACTTGCCCCCGCTCGCGTCGGAGATCGTATGCGAGCGGGTGGAACCCATGCTGAGCGGCTTTCGGCTCAAAGAATCCTGGGATTTCATGATCTTCGCAGATGCGGATGTGCTCTTTACCAGCAGCGTCATCTCGGCGCTTGATGGGATGGAGACGCACCTGAAACTCATAATGCTCAGCCATGCGGATGTGTGGGCGATACGGCTTGCTGACATGAGTGCGTAAACGTGCTCCTAAAGCGCGAACATGTAACGGCGCACTGGTGACTATGATCAGTTCATGTACTGAATTCAGCCGCCAGAGGGCGCGACTGGGATGGCCTGCCAGAAGTCGTATCACGACGGTATGTGCGCTGTACGCCTGTAGGTAGTCATTGAGTTCTAACCGGTGAATCGTCACGTGGTCAGCTGGCCGCATCACGACGCTCCCACGTCAATTGATACTGGTCGCAGATATCGTTCAAACCACTGCGCTTCTCTGAAGCGTCCTGGCACTGCTGCAGAGCGCCCGGGTGCGTCACGAACCATCCATGATCCCTTTGGATCTTCAAGGTAGGCACGCTTCTGACCGCCCTGACCACTCAGATCTGGGATCAAGGCGAACAATTGCAAGATGTCCGCATTGGATGGGGGGTGTGAAATTACGAGAGGGCGGCTTGGCAAACAGCAGCGGCTTCCTAGATAAATTGGATAGACAGGGTTTTGAAGGGCGCTACGGACGTCATTCAACAGGCTTGCACTGCCTTCCAATGCCGCAAGGAAGGCGGCATCCGCCAAGTATTCGCGTCGCGTAATAACCGTATTGCCGTCAACTTTGCCGTTTGCTCGGAGGGCACTTTGGGCTACTTGAAAGTCGCGGAGCTTTCGCCCAGGTCGGTCAATGCGTATATGCAGTCGCAGTTCGGCCAGATCACGAAGATCGGCATCTCGGCTGTGCCCGAAGGCAGCTGACAATATGCCAATTACTCCACTCTTGGTGGGGATGATGTGTGTAGTGCGTTCGCGGTAAGGAGCACTGAGACTCCAGCTCTGGAGTGGGCCCACCAAGCCTAGGAGAAGGAGCGTAGCGCATGAATGCGCCGCATCATCGGTCGTGTTCATTCGCGCTGAAGTTCCTTTAATGCAACGTCGAGCGCTGCGGTCAAGCTAGAGGCTGTCTCTATACTGTCATGTTCTGGCACAGGCAACGTCAGTAGCGTCACACGTTGAGCGCTCACCTGACCGTTTTGTCCGTACAGCAGTGGCAGGCGCCGCGCATAGTCTTCCAGCCGTTCCGCGCTCACCTGAGCGATACTACGGTGTTGATCGCGATAAACGGCTTGCTCAAACGCCGGTGCATACGTTAACGGCTGGCCTCCCCTGCGGACTACCAACAGTACATACTCAGGTTGCGTTGAAGCAAAGGTGCCATGCCGGCCCCCATTAGGAGTACTGCTTACGGCACGGGTTGCCCACATGCGAATGACAGTCTGCACGTCGCCGCCAGGCAGATTGCGTTGCAGTTGGGAGATATCCAAGACTGCTGTGCGGTACATTGTTGGAGCACTGATATCCATCTGACCGAGATGAAGACTGTCGCCTGTCAGGTCATCGACGGCCGTGAAAAAATCCGTCACGTTGTTGGCACGATGGGTGCTGATCGCATGCGTGTAACTGGTGGCTGCTTCGATGTCCCAGCCATCCTGGCTCGCTACGAACCGACCGTAGAGAGCCAAGTCAGGGGACGCGGTGCCACTACGTAGATCTCGCAACAACAGTAATGCGGCGGCCGTGCGTTCCCGATCATCTTGAATGCTCGTGACGCGGCCGAGGTGCACCGCCAGCAAGGCCGCTATACGGTGGAGTTCGTCATCTCCAAGAAACACAGGCGTCTTAAGACGATTTTTGTCGTCATACTCTCCATAGAGGGCGCTTAGCGCGGTGCGGATCACGTGCGGTGTCTGTTCGAGCTTCACGAGGTCGGCGTTTGTCTCGGTCAGCACTTGGAGTATCACGTCCTGCGGCTGTTTCGTTCGGACGCCTTGCGGAGTACCGAAGCGCAAGTGAGGGTGATGTCGTTCAGCCCGCTTCTGTGCCTGACTGCTGATCCGTAGCCGCGGACTACCCCCAAAATAGATGCTCTTAGCGCTCCCATCTTCGCCACGATTCAAGCGACTACTGGGGTAGGTCTGCAAGATGTGCAGTTCAAGGCAGCTGGTCGTCATTTATGCTCCTGTTCATTGAAGACAGAACGTTGGGCCTGTCGGCAGGCAGTTCGCCAGCGTTGGGCCACCGCAGGGCCAAAATACAGAATGTCGGACAGGAGTGGAGTGTAATTGAGGGGAAGGTGAGCTGTGTTGAGGAGCGTACCGATCATGCTCAGGCGATCAGGAAGGGTATGACGAACCGGATTGCCCAGCGTGAGTTCAAGGTGTTTACCGCGGCCTAGTTGGATAAGGTGCGCCACAGCTTGTGGGAGTGACGCGGCCTGAGGATCATGGTAACCATGCACGCCCCACAGACGCATCAATGTTTCGCGCATGAATGCATGGCTATAGTCTGCACTGTCCAGCAGGGTAAGTTTGACCATAATGGCGTACCGTGGCGGTGAAGGAAGAAGAAGTTTCGCTAGAGTTGTGGCCGGTGTTTGAATGAGGGAAAGAAGAAATTCGTCGTCGGTCATATGAATGGTTTCATCACGTGATAAGCGAGGCGGATACCGCTTTGAAAGGCCTCGTCCTGACCAAGGATCTGCTCTGTGGCGTTTTGAAGGATCGTCTGGGCATGCTGATGGAGTTGTGAAGTGGTCAGTTCATCTGGGTCGCCATCGCCTGCGAGTACGCTACTCAGGTCGGGCCAGAGTGTCTGCCAGTACGTCCGGATGAGGTTCAGCGTGACGCCAAGATCCCGTGCTTTCTTACCGCCCACCAGGGGAGCATAGAGGCGAACACCAGCGGTACGGAGCTGCTCAGCGACACCTTGGGCGCGTAGTAACAGCGCCCGTACCGGCAATTGGGTATGCTTGGGCCATGGCAAGCTGCATTCCAGCGTATCGAGCAACACCGGCTGACCAGGCCGGCTGGCCGTCACCATTACCCGGACGCGCTGAGCACCGCGCAGTCGGGCACGCTGGAGGCCAACTGGGAGATACGAGTCTGCGACGCTTCGGTCCAGGGCGGCACCCAGGGCGTGCACAAGGAGTGTCTCGCTGCATAAGTCAAATGGATTTTTCAAGGTCGTGAGCGGATTCTTCTCGTCAAACGGCTTAAATGGATCTTTTAACAAGGTAAAGACGTGCGGGTCACGCTCTTCACTTTGTTGAGGAAGAGGTCCTCCTGCAAAGCGAACATGCTGTAGATCAGGATCAAGCGTAATCGTAAACCACGAGAAACACAGAGCGCTCCATGCCGTCAGGGGCTGCCGCTGGCCAGCTTGCCACACAGACCAGTTAGGCCGCTGTTCCCAGATCGGTCGGGTAGTGGGCAGGTTGAGAGGAAGATTGAGATCAAGTGTGTCAGCAAGGCTGACACCCTCAGCAAGGAAGCAGGCATTGCGTGCAAGCGGCGCATCAAGGGTATGTGCCCATGCGCTTTTACCGTTGCTGAGTGCGGCATTCTGAAATGTAATAAGCGTTCGGGCGGCCTCATCCGGAGTGAGTGGTCGAGGCGAGTCATCTTGATCTGGTTCATGTCCGACTCCATACAGTGTGTGCCCGCTTCCGGTCATTCGCGGGAGCTGAATCACAGTAATAGGTTGAAGTCTCAGCGTTCTGGTGACACTCAGTGGCGTCTGAAGGAAAGGACGGACGGAATCGAAAAGGGCAAATCCAGCGTGATGGGCGGCAAGATAATGAGATAGGTCGTTGCCAGCGTGCCCGTGAAGAGAGATTAGAAATCGGATCAGAGTGGTGTGTTCGAGCGGAGAGCTACATTGGAGGATGTCTGTTGGACGAAGCGTATCAAGGCTTCGCAAACCCGCAGCGGTGGGAATCCAGGGATGAGTTATAAGGTTAAAAAGGGGTGTCAAAAGTAACCTCTGGGGTAAAGATAACCCTGCGTTGGTGTTGCGTACTCCGTAACCGACAACTTAGGTTTTACGCTGTCCTAGACGGTCTTTTCCTTCGCAGTGTGTTTTGATTGCGATGAAGACGTGAAAAGGCGGGAGTCTTGGAGGTGTGCAGACCCTAGCTCCTGCCTCCCCCACAGTACCGAACTTGCCGCTCACTTCAAGCGCACGGTTCCTTCTCTCCGAATTGACACGCTCCAGCGGCTGCTCGACATCGTCCTGGCGATGATTTCAGCCCAACAGATCAATCACCTTAAGATTTCTCCTCATACGCCAGGGAACAGCGGTGTAGAAGCTAAAAAACGCCGGGTAGAACGCGGCATCAGGGACGAACAACTCATCATGCAAGTCTTCCTGGCGCTCATCCTCGTGCACCTTCCACCAGGGAAATGGCTGCTGAGTCTCGACCGCACCACCTGGGAACATGGTCAATCCCCATCAATTTACTGGTTCTGGGTATCGTGATCCATGGCCTTACCAGCCCGCTGATCTGGGATGCGCTCGAACACACGGGCAACAGCGATACCAACGCCCGCATGAGGTTGATCATCCAACTCCTGAACGTCTTCCCGCCGCTCGCTGGCGTGGCCTGGTTGCCGACCGAGAATTCATCGGTGCAGAGTGATGCCACTTCGTGCGGCATTGCGGCACCAAGCGGGCTGTGCGCATCAAGAAAAACACCCGGCTGGACGGCCTCAGAGCTGTGGTCGATGGAATGCACCTTCAGCAGCCTGAAATCCAGTGGCTTTGACCTTGAACGCACTGGAATGTTTGATCCAGAGGGACTGGAGCGGCTATTCGGCTTTGTGGTGCTTGCCTAGCTGAGCTGCTTGCAGGTGGGGGGGTGGAGATCGCACTACAAGACCATTAAGACGCTGAAGCATGGCCGGAAGGCTGATGGCCTTCCAGCTTACAGAGCGCAATACCTCATCAATGCCCCCGCTGGTGTCAAGACATACTCCCAGCGCTCCTCGTCCGCCTTACCCAGCCGTTATCCCCGCCAGGACAGCAAAAAAGTGGAGTTGTCAGCCACTGAAGTTGCGTATGTCCAGTTACACGACATGGCTGCTAAGCTCCTCGGAATTTCATGCGAGTAAGCAACAGACCTTGAGATGCCGTAGACAAGCATTTAACAACGCAAATCCCCCGCACATGGCGGGGGATTTGACGTTCAGCTTCTGGGTTTAGAAGTTGAGGGTGTAGGCAACCTTGAACGCGGTCGCACTGGAGTTGTTTGCCGAGTTGACGAAGTCATTGTAACGGAAGTAACCGGCGTTCAGCGCCAGGCCGTTGAAGTTGACCTGTCCGAACACGCCCTGCACGCTCCCAGCGTTCGACCCAAGGTTTGCGCCAGTGTAGGGATCGCTCGCGCCACCCAGAGGGCTACGGAAGATGCGGTCAGCGGTGGGGCTGAAGGTTGCCGTGCCGCTGCTAGCGCTGCTGGCGATGGTTGCGCCTCCGCTGCCCAGACCAAAGCCCTGGTAATAGCCGTAGCCGATGCTGGCCGTGGTGTTGGCAACGCCGATGTCATTCAGCGTCAGCGCAGCCTGACCATACAGCTCAGTCTTGCTACCGGTTGTCGCAGCAATGCTGGCACCGGGGGTGGTGATGGAGTTCTCAAAGCCACCAGCGAAGCTGGGCTTGCCGATAATACCGGTCATTGCAGGAATAGCGACCTGTACGCCGTACTTCACTGCGTTGTAGGTTTTGGTAGCCGTGCCATCGGCAGTGGTGACGGTGGTGGTGCCGTTGTTACCGGGAACGTTGAAGCTGTGGTAGCGGGCAAACGGCGTTACCGTCAGACCACCGAGTGTAATGCC
Proteins encoded in this window:
- a CDS encoding TetR/AcrR family transcriptional regulator, producing MTERQDVRRNRELLLAGGEVIFREHGLHVPLQLIADHAGVGRGTLYRHFPDRERLVLAMVTRRLELIETRLAAASDAAHSVPEIFDWIADTLSAIPGLHPYLATTAQGPATLTLLGQRLQDLLAGPIRVAQQQGLLRSGVTFDDFLAGWAMIEGSLLAVAPESRAWMAIRAKHLIHSALFADSA
- a CDS encoding SDR family oxidoreductase, giving the protein MTERSQDVIVITGLGGMGLAIARRLGSGRHLVLADYAQDLLDRVAETLRGEGHRLDTIQVDVADGASVEQLAHHAAALGTLRAIIHTAGVSPVQASPERVVQVDVLGTAHILDAFLPFVSPGTVAVCIASMAGTLVPLPPEIERAFAAAPTSELAHLPILDPQHLDPGAAYSIAKRANQLRVIGASIPWGRRGGRVVSVSPGIISTPMGQAELQGPHGDAMRATIEASGTRRIGTPDDIASAVEFLISPQASFITGTDVLVDGGAIAAARFAQS
- a CDS encoding DUF4158 domain-containing protein — protein: MGFEFLSDEHLGQYGKYGGEPTAKQLQDYFLLDPKALKRIAELRHDYTRLGYALQFCTLKFLGTFLANPTAVPDNVTRTLAVQLRLPRTVPFERYLAREDTRSWHQAEIRKLLGFKDFDRVEVLHLMRVLYQHLLVTDERPIVLFDLLTQRLVQRQVILPGATVLAQIVVRVRERVTTRLYRQLAARLDAAQRAALEGLLVIPEGQRRSPLDVLRTAPTRQNAAGLLHALRRIDQLRALGIRDIQLDDLSQPRKGRRVEPQER
- a CDS encoding IS630 family transposase (programmed frameshift) — translated: MGRQKQWVVKLSDEERQQLTDMTRKGVLSARVMTRARLLLLSDQGLLDRDVAERHGVRPATVASIRRKFVEGGLQAALYEKARPKQPPKLNAQQTAILIAEVCSTPEGRETWTMQLLADRLVTLGVVDRISDETVRRTPEKNALKPWQVQSWCVAQVGADFVWRMEAVLDTYAQPYDPLRPVVCFDEKSYQLLDHVREPLPPVPGSPARVDHEYKRCGTVNFFVAFEPLTGQRTVTVTERRGNAEFAAQLQTLELRYPEAEKICLVLDQLSTHTPAALYQHLPAEEARRLSRRFEWIYTPKHASWLNMAELEWSVLQRQCLGQRLASKQAVERELLAWETDRNRRAVRVNWQFSTPSARETLKRHYPAHE
- the cas6e gene encoding type I-E CRISPR-associated protein Cas6/Cse3/CasE; the protein is MRPADHVTIHRLELNDYLQAYSAHTVVIRLLAGHPSRALWRLNSVHELIIVTSAPLHVRALGARLRTHVSKPYRPHIRMAEHYEFQVRLHPIKRRDDAAGKEHIRICEDHEIPGFFEPKAAQHGFHPLAYDLRRERGQVIERQHRRVTLPSADFFGILKVSDPEVFQATLLEGIGKKRTFGFGLLQIARC
- the cas5e gene encoding type I-E CRISPR-associated protein Cas5/CasD, translating into MNTTDDAAHSCATLLLLGLVGPLQSWSLSAPYRERTTHIIPTKSGVIGILSAAFGHSRDADLRDLAELRLHIRIDRPGRKLRDFQVAQSALRANGKVDGNTVITRREYLADAAFLAALEGSASLLNDVRSALQNPVYPIYLGSRCCLPSRPLVISHPPSNADILQLFALIPDLSGQGGQKRAYLEDPKGSWMVRDAPGRSAAVPGRFREAQWFERYLRPVSIDVGAS
- the cas7e gene encoding type I-E CRISPR-associated protein Cas7/Cse4/CasC: MTTSCLELHILQTYPSSRLNRGEDGSAKSIYFGGSPRLRISSQAQKRAERHHPHLRFGTPQGVRTKQPQDVILQVLTETNADLVKLEQTPHVIRTALSALYGEYDDKNRLKTPVFLGDDELHRIAALLAVHLGRVTSIQDDRERTAAALLLLRDLRSGTASPDLALYGRFVASQDGWDIEAATSYTHAISTHRANNVTDFFTAVDDLTGDSLHLGQMDISAPTMYRTAVLDISQLQRNLPGGDVQTVIRMWATRAVSSTPNGGRHGTFASTQPEYVLLVVRRGGQPLTYAPAFEQAVYRDQHRSIAQVSAERLEDYARRLPLLYGQNGQVSAQRVTLLTLPVPEHDSIETASSLTAALDVALKELQRE
- a CDS encoding type I-E CRISPR-associated protein Cse1/CasA codes for the protein MTPLFNLITHPWIPTAAGLRSLDTLRPTDILQCSSPLEHTTLIRFLISLHGHAGNDLSHYLAAHHAGFALFDSVRPFLQTPLSVTRTLRLQPITVIQLPRMTGSGHTLYGVGHEPDQDDSPRPLTPDEAARTLITFQNAALSNGKSAWAHTLDAPLARNACFLAEGVSLADTLDLNLPLNLPTTRPIWEQRPNWSVWQAGQRQPLTAWSALCFSWFTITLDPDLQHVRFAGGPLPQQSEERDPHVFTLLKDPFKPFDEKNPLTTLKNPFDLCSETLLVHALGAALDRSVADSYLPVGLQRARLRGAQRVRVMVTASRPGQPVLLDTLECSLPWPKHTQLPVRALLLRAQGVAEQLRTAGVRLYAPLVGGKKARDLGVTLNLIRTYWQTLWPDLSSVLAGDGDPDELTTSQLHQHAQTILQNATEQILGQDEAFQSGIRLAYHVMKPFI